The following is a genomic window from Cryptococcus neoformans var. grubii H99 chromosome 12, complete sequence.
TAGTTTGCGGGTTTCGGATCCGAATAAAGAGTCACGATGCAAGTATCGCTTCCATGCCGAAATTTTCGGGTGCAAGAGGAAACCGCAATGAAGTCAGTCAAATCTAGACTGCAAATTCCCCTGCCGAATCATCTTGTGGTCAAAAGAAGCGGAATGCAGTAGCATCTTGTTGGGCAAAGCTCCATCATGCACTGCAGATAAAATACCAAAAATAAATGACTCCTGGCCTGAGAcatgagaaggaaggggttATAATAATGGCCTCCAGCATGAAGCCATCCGTATCTGTACTCTTAAACGCCATGAACAGTAAGCAAAGCTGTAGCTGTGTAAAGTCATAGGTCCTTAAAAGCGAGAAAAGCAGCTGCATATaagaaatggaaaaggaaataAACAGTGGACAGACGATTGGACGATAGGCATCGTATAGGAGATAGTCGATTATATGAAATGACACCCGCAACAGGCACCTGCGACAAAAATCTAGTGGCGAGGggagtgaagaaggagagcaAGGGACAAAAAGTGGACCTGAATGAACAATAATGAGAAATGAAAAATGCAATGGGCAACCCATCATCTATCATTAGTCATTCACCGGCTGAATCCTTCGTCGTCGGACTCGCTGCACCTAATTTTAGGAACCATACCATAGTAGTACTAAGATCAGTCAAGAAGGACGAAGGACAGTATGCCTGGACAAGAAACCGAAGACCTGACCGAACCGCCCCTCTTGCGTTCTCGAAGCAAGGCAGTCAGACCGAACAATAAATGACTTGATGAGCGAACGGTCGCCTTAACACATGTGGTCCCTGGTCCCTCGCCCCTCGTTGTACTTTTAGCCGTCTGGGCTTCAAGCTCTGGTTAGAATCTCCAGTAAAGGGCAAGGAACCCTTGACATAGATGTACCTGAAGATCAAAAACAACTGCTAGGGTTGGAATTCCTTGAGGAGCGTGTAGGACGAGTCTTTTATTCATTTGTATTGTCTTCTAGCAATAAATGACCATGTCGATTACTATCATAAGGCGAAAGGAAGTGAGAAGAAGCCAGGAAAAGATAGGGAGAAACTAAGACATCCGATTTGCTGGTATCCGTCAATTGCTTAGCTGTATGTTGTCTCCACCgaaaggacaaggaaaaaGTCCCATCTGATATGTGCACAATTGAAGTCGCCCCCATTGCTGTTGGAAGCTATAAAAGAGTGTGCTTGTGGGTtattctttctctttcctcaacGGCATTAGCAGGTTCATTTTTAATTGTAGATGTCCACTTTCTTTCCGTAAATATTGGCATAGTTGAGCTCTTACCCACCGCACTCATTCTTTCCAACCCCACCCCCTTCCTTTGACCATTATCATTTAGGTCACATCTCCACGATGTACTCTTTTTCGGTCATTATGACTTTCTTGTTCGGCgttctcctctctctcccagTCATCTACGCCAATTCACCTTGGCTTGATTGTGTCCTTACAACCGCAGTGACCGCTGTTGGTAGTGTGAGCTCCCGACAGAGTTCAAATAGCGTGTGCTCAATGAGTTGTTTAAATGCATGATCCCTAGATCGAATGCGCTGACACTCGCATTAGACGTACTGTGCCGGGCGAAGCTACCCTTACGCCTATTATGTCGGCGGCATTCTTATTGGTAACAACTGCTACTGTGGTAGTGAAGCCAGCGTCATTAGCCCTGTCAACTATGTCGCCCCCAGCACCTCCCTCACCACTAATTGCCTTCCTATCCTTCAAGCTGGTGTAAGTTAATTAGCTCAAAAGAAAGGTATATGACTCATATAAATTTCGATAGGTCTTTGacacttcttccaccttctcctaTACCGGCTGCTATGCCTCATCTAGTCTGCTTTCCGCCTTGGTCAACACTGTTACCGGTGTTCTCGGTACCACTGTCTCGTCTCCCCCAGCCTGTTTCCAGATGTGTGCCGATACCCGGGCGGCGTACTATACCCCCTACCTCTTGGGACTTTCGACCCTCACTCCTCGTTATGGTTGTGTTTGCGGTGACGAGACTATCGTCTCTGGTGCTCCTACCTTATGCGGTCTCGGCCAGTTCTATGCTTACAGCCATTCGGTTGCGGCGGCTGCTAGCGCCTTTCCCAAGAGGAAACGAGCTCACGAGAGAATCCTTGCTCAGAAAAGGTCTGAGGTGATAAAGGAGAGGAACTGGGACTGCCCTACCGGTATGCGAGCCTGCAACATTGACGGGGTGGCTAACTCTTGGGAAGTGAGCACTCGGGCTGTTTGAAGACAATGAGAGGAATTAGGAGCTGACTTCAATGTACTGTACATTAGTGCATTGACCCTAATACGGAACTTGAATCATGCAGTGGCTGCCGTTACGGTGATTACAGTGCCAATGGTAATTCCTCCGAGCCCATGGGCGCTGAGTGAGTTTCGGAGTTGCTTGCTCATTGTAGACAGTGGTGGCTGACAGTCTTTGGCTTTTAACAGCTGCACTGCCCTTCCTGGTGTACTACGAGGTTCCGTAACTTGTTCTGACGGCAAATGCGAGGCCTTCGCGTGTAAGCGCGGATGGACTCTTCGTGACAGAGAATGCGTCAAAACCTTTACGTTCCAGTTGTAAGAGTATACCTgcggaaaaggaagagaaattATGTCAATATTTTATAATTTGCGGGCCCCACAAACGAATGACTTGCGCGGAGGTTTCGGATAAATAATTCAATCGCACCGTGTTAATTTTGGGAATTACGTTCAACTTTGGGTGTTTTGTTAATATGAGAATGGAAGTGCGCCGTatcatgatgatgcatTTTACGTATGTACGGTGGCTCATTTGGTCCTTGACTTCTTGAGCTGAGTGCGGCTGTATCTGTCGTCTTGTAATATGTGACGAACGTTCGCGTTATGCATTGAAATCTATGCTCTGGCGATTCGGCAGATGGACCTGCGTAAGCGACGTCTTTACCCCGATGAGTaagcagaagaaagagagggaatGATATATAAAGAGGTAGGCTTTCGCAGTTCCATAGCTTCTCAGGAAATCAATAGTGCTGTCCTTTCTCATTACCTTGCCTCCGAAATTTTCGTCCTTTTAAAGTCGCTCCATCAGCCATCAGTCCAGCTCTTGCGTGACGCCCGTAGCAGATACCCATACCGTGTACCCTAACTAACTATAGACAAGACCCTATTTTAAGGTCATGTATCTGAAACCTTTTATTGCAGGGTTGCGAGGCCTGGGGACAATTACCGGCATATAGAGGTAGTTCGTTGTTATATATGTAGTGGTGGAGGATGCGCTACAAACTCGCTTGTATGCAAGGGGCACGCAAGACCCAAATTTTGACATCAACCCCCCACATTCACTGCCGCCAGGAAaagggggggggggggggggggggttATAGAGGTTGCATATTTGTGTTGTTTATCTTATTGGGTCGTCGCGTATGCTAACAGAACTAAACACTACCTAAATAACCGCTGTAAATATCACTCAACCTCCACTCCTCAACTGCTAACGCCTCTTCGACTATAAAACAAGAGTCCTAGCTCTCGCTTTAACTAACTCGACACttatcctcttctccatcctctcaaaCGAATCTGCTGgcatcatctccctccaATCTTTCCACTCATCAGCCGTACTCTTACTAACCAGCCCGCCAGTAGATAGGATTGAACACGCCAAAAGGACCTTCGGAGCATTCTTTGCAACGACCTGTCCCACTTTGTCAAGCCAGTTTATACACCGATCAAGGCAGAAGTTGGCCAGTTTGCTGTTGGGGGTGCAGGGGGGGAATGTGCTTCGCGCGTCGCGGTCACCGAGGGAGTAAACCTTGAGGTCATAGTCGGCGAAGGCTAGTGCACTGGAACCTCTGACCCGAAGGTcgtttctcctttgccctGACAGCGTGTGCGGCTCAAACTCGACCGTGGCACCTTGGATTTGGTTGAGGTGTTGGTAGATGACATGGTTGATTGCATTGTGTCGGCGCTGAGTCCAGGGGTTGCGTGCTCGGCATAGCTCATCATGACCAAGAGGGGAATCCGACCCACAGACGCGACAGGTGGGGATAGAGGAGCCGACCAGGGTACGGTCATGAACACCAGAGGCAATCTCAATGTTGGATAAGCGCAGGGGTTGGAAGTAAGGAATGACTGATAACTAAATTCGGCCGAGTCTGGAGGCATTCTCCGTGAGTCGCTTGCGCTCAGTGTCACCGGGGTTTTGTAGAATGACTTCCTGTTGCGGTTCCCAAAGTTCAGCGCATCGGACTCGTTGGGGAACCGGAGTTGGAGGCTCCTCGggcgaagaaagaaggcCTAGGAATCTAGGAGAATGTCTGAGGCCTCAGCAGCCGAGCGGCAGGCAAGGGGGGCTACATCCTTGAAAGAAAGTAGACCTAGTCCGCCCAGTCGCGCAGGTAACTTTTTCAATGATCTCCCTAgagcctcctcttcctccgtaTCCTCTCTCTGCCTCATcctttcatccttttcacctcctcccacAGCATCGTGTCCAGCCTTTCCCATAGATCTACAAGGTCATCGAAGCGCAGGCTTCTCTGTAGATGTCGTAGATTTTGTTGAACGCAGAACCGTAATAGAAGGAGTGCGTGTTGACGTGGAAgatccttgagcttgcccACCTTTGCCATTCCTTTCGAATCCTACCTTCCAGGAACTCCGCCCGTTTCTCCTTACCTCCGGCCATCGTCCCGAGCATCTTGGAAGTCATCCTGCCTGATATCATCAAAGCTGATTAGCTTgcatttcttttcattgagcttgatgatgtgCTGCTTGTCGGCGAGGAATTGAGTAGTTTTGCTGAGGACTTGCGCGtcgtttgagaagaggtAGATGTCATCAAGGTAAGCGAGCGCTTGCGTGGACGGGCGAGAGGTCAGaaggggggggggggggggggcgGCGGGCGGGGGGGTCGATGTTCACCCACTCAGGAATTGCGCGCCCCCTGCTTGTACGTCAAATGTCAGACCTCAAAAGAGAGAGACGTGCGTCGAAGGCGGCCTAATTTACCTTTCGACTCTCAAGTTTACGTAAACGAGAATGGGAGCCCGAATACTTCTGTATAATGAACGAATTTTATGCCTCAAAAATGAGGACGGAGGGGGCTCCTGCAGTGTATAAAGGTGCACTGTCAAATGAATGCCTCTGTACAACAAGTAAAAATCCGTTCTCCGTCTTATTCGTTGTATTGCTTGTACTTCAGTCACCCTGCTTGCGGCCGACGGTCATAGTCGTCGGTGGCCGGCGAGGCACGACATTTTGTTTGTGCTGTGCGTTTTACcatttgttgttgactTGCGGGACGGGAATTTGATCATAGCCCACGAATGCCGCCCCCCCGATGAGAACTGTGATGATGGGAGGGGCTGCGGCGGGATGGAAAATGAAAAGACATCATCATGCATaggcaaaaaaaaacatacATAATCGTAATCAAAAGCTGTACTGTACATACATATACGCAGCAGTAATGGTGGAGCGCAAAAGCAAGACAGAAACTGAAATAGGAGCTCGGGCAAAGGAGGTAGGAACAGCAGCTACGTTTTACTCCGATGCAGAAGAAAAATGTTATAGGTTATACGTTTTATATCGTTATGACTGGCGGGGGCCGTTTACTCTTCTACGGCGGCGACGACATCGTTTATTTCGAAGATCCGAAACTGCTTTTCACCCATTCGTCATCTGTCGaagcctttttcttttccctttccatcgCTATATCTTGCATAAAGTGCTTGGTGGGAACCATCTTAACATTATCTCGACCTATACACCTTTAACATCCATATCCGGTCACTGCTACGTACATTATTGGCTTTTCCGGTTTTCGGACTGAAATCCCTTTCAACACACTTACATTAAACATTCGGTAGCTTCAATAATGTCAATCGCCACGGCTACTTTTGCATTCTCACTTTTTGCCACCATTGCTTTCGCTGTTCCTCCCGAGACTCCGCGGATTGAGCTTCAGGCGGAGAGAGGTTTGGGTGATAAATCCTATGCTCCCTGGCAAGTCGATTGCCCCTCCAATGTTACTTGGATTAGAAATGCCACTGTAAGTTGCAATATCCTCGTCACCAAAATGTGGAACATTACTTATGATCATTCCCGGCTAGACTGGTTTAGGTTCCGGTGAACGAGCCTACATTGAGGCTCGTGAGAAACTTGTCCAACCTGTAATCGAGCAGATGATGGCTGCCCGAGGGCTCGAAACTCCTCCCCGGACACCTAACATCGGTGTCGCCTTGTCCGGCGGTGGTTACCGTGCAATGCTGTGAGTGGATTAATGTTGCAAAAGATATGCTCATTACTTATCATTGGCACAGTACGGGGTTGGGTGGTATCATGGGCATGATGAATGAGAGCACGGAAGCGTCCGAAAGCGAGACTGGTGGTTGGCTTGACGGCGTAAGCTACTGGGCTGGTCTGAGCGGTGGGAGTTGGGCAACCGGGACTTTCATGTCTAATGGGGGTCAGTTGCCCACAAATCTTCTTGAAAACGTGGGTTTCTGGCATGATGTATGTGTTCATCTACTGACTTGCGTGATAGCTCTGGAACATCGATTCCAATCTCGTCTTTCCTGATGACGACAAGCTTTCATTCTACACTGAACTTTACACTGAAACCAACGCCAAATCAGATCTCGGTTTCCCCATTCAAATTACTGATGTTTGGGGTCTTGCCATTGGCTCTCATGTTTTACCCGAGCGTTACCAGCTCTCCAACACTCCTAATCTCACTTTTTCTAGCCTTCCCTCTGTCGTCTCTGCCTTAGGAAACGCAAGCTTGCCCATGCCCATCATTATTGCAGCTGAGTAAGTCAATATGCGACCGATGATTTTCATTTGCTGACAGCCGGAAAAGGCGAGAGGCAGGAGAGCTTGTCATTGCTGAAAACGCAACTGTCTGGGAGTTTACTCCATACGAATTTGGTTCCTGGGCTTTTGGTAGCCAATACAAAAGCCCTGGTGCCTTCACCCCTATTGAATATCTCGGTACTTCAGTTGACGATGGTTCACCTAATGGCACCTGTTGGAAGGGCTTTGACCAATTGTCGTGAGTTGGTTCATAGTGTACTCGAGAGAAAGATTCCAGCTCATGTTATCTTCCAGCTTTGTCATGGGAACTTCTGCGACTCTTTTCAATGGTGCCTTTCTCGAGCTTAACGGCACAGACAGCGGTCTTCTTACCAACTTAATCACTGCCTTCCTTGCCGATCTGGGAGAGGACCAAGCCGATATTTCCCGTATCCCCAATACTTTCTCTAATTACAACTCGGGGGAGAACCCCATCTACAACCTCACTTACATCACCCTCGTCGATGCCGGAGAAACCAACCAGAACATTCCCCTCGAACCGTTGCTCGTTCCCACCCGTGACGTTGACGCAATTGTGGCATTTGACTCATCCTACGACACCGACTATATCTGGCCAAACGGCACTGCTTTGAGGACTACCTATGAGCGAGCCAAGGTTTTAGCTGAGCACGAGAACACAAGGGTGTTAATGCCCGAGGTCCCTAGCATGAACGGCTTCGTCAATGGTGGTTACAACTCAAGGCCTACTTTCTTTGGCTGTAACGATACCACCACTCCTTTGATCATCTACGTACCATCTTACCCATGGAGCTTTGCTGCCAATACGTCTACTGTAAGCTCTTCATACCACAGGGCCAAAATTTCCACTGATGATCGAAACAGTACCAACTTTCGTACGAGAATGATGAAGCCAACGAAATGTTGCTCAATGGTATGCGCTCTCTCACTCTCAACCACTCTGTTCCCACCTGGCCCACTTGTTTTGCTTGTGCCCTTACCGACCGTTCCTTCATGTACACGTCCGAGAACCGATCCACCACCTGTCAAAAGTGCTTTGACACTTGGTGTTGGGCTGGTGACGACAACACCACCGAGCCTGCGACATATGAGCCTGTGATCAACAGTGTTCCCCCCTGGTTAGTCGCCAACAACCTGAGCATCGGCGTCGCCGATGCTCCTGCGAGCAACGAATCCACTGCTGGTACAGCGTCCAGTGGTGCAGCGAAGGCGGATGTGAGTATGGGTATGGTCGCGCTCGCTGCTGGCTTGGGCTTGATGCTTTAAATGGATCGAAGTTATCCTGTAATCCTCGCGAGAGCATTATTTAAAATTTCCCTCTGCCTCATTTTCCGTATCTACTTCACAAGTAAACAATCTAGAAATCGGATCTTCATTTTATAACACTACTTCATTGTCTCATAAAAGCTCTGGCTACTGCATGCGCCACAGCACTGAATCACGCATAGACGTATAATAATCATCTGATGTATAACCTGTTTCACACATCATACATGATGAGAAATGGGACAAATGCTCAGAAAATAACTGAACATAACTGAACAACATCGACAATATCCTCGCTACGCCGGGCACACAACGTTACAACATTTGCATAAAAGAGTGGCACTCAAAACCAAGGCGGTCGAGCGTTAAAttctcgccttcttcctagCCGCCGGTTGAGCAATATTGCCACTTGCGGGCCTGAAATTGCTACTTGATGGCAGCCTGCCTCCAGCCATCGATTGAGGTAGACTATGAAATCATGCATCAGTGTCCGGAATAAATCATGACACAAAGACATAAAAAGGCCATACGATCCCATCTTAGCATCACCGTTATCCTCATGCGTCACCCTTCTTGTGGGATATGAGATCGAGCTGCCTTCGAACACACTTCTAAATTGACGAGTTCAGCATCGGACATGCGTTCAGTTCATAGCTCCATCGCCTTACTTGGTATCGactcccccttcttcctggAACCAAGGATGCCTCAATGCATCCCTTGCCGTTATCCTACGAGCTGGGTCCCATTCGAACATCTTGATGAGAATATCGTATCCTTCAGGCGAGTTTGAGCGGGCATGATACCATGGTGCAAGAGGATTGGAGTGGGGATAAGGACCAGTGGCTTGGTAAGTGCGGTATTCAGGCATGTGGACTATACCTGGCCATTGTTCGGCTAAATAGTATCAACTATATTAGCTTTGAAAATGAGGATAGACACAAGATGTGGACGACGTACGCTTGACAGGACCAAGAACTTCACAGAT
Proteins encoded in this region:
- a CDS encoding delayed-type hypersensitivity antigen, which encodes MYSFSVIMTFLFGVLLSLPVIYANSPWLDCVLTTAVTAVGSTYCAGRSYPYAYYVGGILIGNNCYCGSEASVISPVNYVAPSTSLTTNCLPILQAGVFDTSSTFSYTGCYASSSLLSALVNTVTGVLGTTVSSPPACFQMCADTRAAYYTPYLLGLSTLTPRYGCVCGDETIVSGAPTLCGLGQFYAYSHSVAAAASAFPKRKRAHERILAQKRSEVIKERNWDCPTGMRACNIDGVANSWECIDPNTELESCSGCRYGDYSANGNSSEPMGADCTALPGVLRGSVTCSDGKCEAFACKRGWTLRDRECVKTFTFQL
- a CDS encoding phospholipase B, which translates into the protein MSIATATFAFSLFATIAFAVPPETPRIELQAERGLGDKSYAPWQVDCPSNVTWIRNATTGLGSGERAYIEAREKLVQPVIEQMMAARGLETPPRTPNIGVALSGGGYRAMLTGLGGIMGMMNESTEASESETGGWLDGVSYWAGLSGGSWATGTFMSNGGQLPTNLLENLWNIDSNLVFPDDDKLSFYTELYTETNAKSDLGFPIQITDVWGLAIGSHVLPERYQLSNTPNLTFSSLPSVVSALGNASLPMPIIIAAEREAGELVIAENATVWEFTPYEFGSWAFGSQYKSPGAFTPIEYLGTSVDDGSPNGTCWKGFDQLSFVMGTSATLFNGAFLELNGTDSGLLTNLITAFLADLGEDQADISRIPNTFSNYNSGENPIYNLTYITLVDAGETNQNIPLEPLLVPTRDVDAIVAFDSSYDTDYIWPNGTALRTTYERAKVLAEHENTRVLMPEVPSMNGFVNGGYNSRPTFFGCNDTTTPLIIYVPSYPWSFAANTSTYQLSYENDEANEMLLNGMRSLTLNHSVPTWPTCFACALTDRSFMYTSENRSTTCQKCFDTWCWAGDDNTTEPATYEPVINSVPPWLVANNLSIGVADAPASNESTAGTASSGAAKADVSMGMVALAAGLGLML